The window AATCTTCGTAGTGGTTTAAATATTGGGGCTTGGCGAGTGAGAAACTATAGCACCTATTCACATAGTAACCATCAAGATACTTGGCAAAATATCTCAACTTTTGCTGAACGCGATATTAAGTCGATTCGCGGCCGTTTAACAGTTGGTGACAGCTATACCCCATCAGATATGTTTGACAGTTTCTCTTATCGAGGGGTACGCGTTGCCAGTGATGATGCAATGTTACCCGAAAGCCAGCGCGGCTTTGCACCGGTAGTCAGAGGAATTGCATCCAGTAATGCACAAGTCACAGTGCGCCAAAATGGTAATATCATTTGGCAATCCTATGTTTCACCAGGGCCATTCGTAATTAGCGACTTGTATCCAACATCATCAAGTGGTGACCTTGAGGTTTCCATTAAAGAAGCCGATGGTTCTGTACGTACCTTTATTCAACGTTTTAATCGCACGGTTCGTTATGATTGGCTAAGTCATTATATTTACAACGAGATTAGTGAATTACAAGGTAAAGCAACGGATTGGTTATGGACATATAATCATGAAAGACCTAATATGGGAATTGGTGGGATCACACCGATGCAAAAACTTAAATTAATACAACAGCAAAATTCTACGCCTAACTTCCATTAAAAATGGGAGGATTACCAATTAATGCCGATATCACGGTTAAGCTCTATAAAACTGCCAGTAATGTTAGCATTGGCACAGTTGGCTCTGCCGTAACTTTAGCTTTTGTTAATACAACATTTAACAGCCCTCTAACTTCGGATAGCAGTACGAGTATTGGTCTATATTTATATGGTTTTACGGTAACACAGGCTACTTGTATGGTGGTCAATCGCAACCTACAGGTGACTTTAGATCCAGTCAGTCGCTTTATATTTAACGGCGTTGGTTCAACCACCAACCAAGGGGCTAAGGACTTTAATATTTCAGTAAAATGTCAGAAGAGTACCAACGTTAAAATGCAGATAGATGGCGTTAATACATTTGATGCCAGTAAGGGGGTTTTAGGGGAAGAGTCTGGACATGAAATTGGTGTCGGTATTCAACTTTTATATAAAGATATCCCTATTACATTTGGCTCTGCATTTGATGTAGGTACAGTTAACCCAACGTTAGATATTCCGTTAAAAGCGCGTTATTACCAAACGGCATCAACGATTAATCCTGGGACTATTGGTTCTTTTGCTACCTTTACCATGACATATAACTAAGCCATCCCAATCAACGCCAGATTTAGCCAATAATCCACACAAAAGATTATTGGCTTTATTCGGCTCATTAGTTCATTTACAGATTAAACCATCAGTTATCAACAAATCTGATCAGCAACAAATAAACCACTCGCAGCTGCTTGTGATAAAGAGCTAGTTATTCCAGAACAGTCACCAATAATATATAAATTAGCAATATCAGTTAAAAACTGCTGATTAGTTTTTAAAACAGGCGCATAAGATTTACTATCCATCGCATATAAAATTGTATTACCGTCAATTGGTTTACCCAATAACTTTTCAAGTGCATACAAAAAATCACAAGTATCCGCTAAGTAATTATCAGGGATAATAGCTGATAATTCACTAAATATAGCCTGAGATAAGGTTGCAACGACTTCATGTGTTCGCTGTGAAAATCGCGGATCAATATCTGCTAAACGTTGTGCAATAATGCTACCATGGTGCTGGTTAATGCGTTTGATAGTATTTTTTAGATAAGCATCGGCTTCAGTTTGATAAGTAAACCATTTGGGTATAAATAATGAAAAATTCAGGTTTTGACTCGGCCCTATTTCCTGACTATTTTGTCCATCAGGCATCACTAACCCCTCTTGATACTTAGTAATAACTCGACCATATGGGTTCATACAATAGGTGGTTGCACAATAATTATCAGTTTGATAATACAGTTTAGTTTCAACGGTTTTTTGTAATAATGTTGCTAACTGTGTGCCATGCATTTCAATTCTAAACCCTAGATCCAGACGAGTCTGTTCATAGGTTAAACCTAGTTTTTGCGCCATTGGTGCTAGCCAATCCATACCACTTTGTCCAACGGCAATAATCACCTTATCCGCCGTAATCGTTGTTTGATCTGATAATGAAAGTTCTAAACCCGATGGCAGCTCAGCAATATGGTCGACCTTGGCATTAAAACGATATGATAATCGATTATTTAAATAAGCAGCAAACCCTTGAAATATCTCTAGCGATAAATGAGTACCTAAATGGCGTGTTTGTGTCGACAATAATTGAAACCCAGCTAATCGAGCTCGCTCAGCTAAATCCTCATCAAAAGTATGATAAAGTACTTTTTGCTCGGCACCATATCGGCACAATAACTGATCTACTTGCTGTTGGTAATGAAGACTCTGCTTAGTAC is drawn from Orbaceae bacterium BiB and contains these coding sequences:
- a CDS encoding fimbrial protein → MGGLPINADITVKLYKTASNVSIGTVGSAVTLAFVNTTFNSPLTSDSSTSIGLYLYGFTVTQATCMVVNRNLQVTLDPVSRFIFNGVGSTTNQGAKDFNISVKCQKSTNVKMQIDGVNTFDASKGVLGEESGHEIGVGIQLLYKDIPITFGSAFDVGTVNPTLDIPLKARYYQTASTINPGTIGSFATFTMTYN
- a CDS encoding NAD(P)/FAD-dependent oxidoreductase produces the protein MMKHYDVVIIGAGVSGIFAAMKLTEQKKRILMIDAGKPLDQRLSLLGSHIATSRSTERYFGFGGLGISEGKYNYTNDFGGTLANKIGTKQSLHYQQQVDQLLCRYGAEQKVLYHTFDEDLAERARLAGFQLLSTQTRHLGTHLSLEIFQGFAAYLNNRLSYRFNAKVDHIAELPSGLELSLSDQTTITADKVIIAVGQSGMDWLAPMAQKLGLTYEQTRLDLGFRIEMHGTQLATLLQKTVETKLYYQTDNYCATTYCMNPYGRVITKYQEGLVMPDGQNSQEIGPSQNLNFSLFIPKWFTYQTEADAYLKNTIKRINQHHGSIIAQRLADIDPRFSQRTHEVVATLSQAIFSELSAIIPDNYLADTCDFLYALEKLLGKPIDGNTILYAMDSKSYAPVLKTNQQFLTDIANLYIIGDCSGITSSLSQAAASGLFVADQIC